In a single window of the Necator americanus strain Aroian chromosome X, whole genome shotgun sequence genome:
- a CDS encoding hypothetical protein (NECATOR_CHRX.G24542.T1) produces MPEKNMESLATKIRLITLNCWSLSSELQQLALSRLLRYLHAPFAALQKTRIRDRPPISVDNYTIYCGDSDERKIGGCAVAVRNDYNNLVEEFGPTSSRCAFIRLRDRRGFKLRLVSVHAPTETAQDHNEDAFYDELNRLISKIPS; encoded by the coding sequence ATGCCTGagaaaaacatggaatctttggcgacAAAGATCCGTCTCATTACACTGAACTGCTGGTCGctgtcaagtgaactccaacaactTGCTCTATCcaggcttctgcgatatctacatgcaccgtttgctgcattgcagaaAACACGCATCAGGGATCGCCCTCCCATCAGTGTCGACaattacaccatctactgcggcgattctgatgaaaggaaaatagGAGGCTGCGCAGTAGCTgttaggaacgattacaacaatcTGGTGGAGGAGTTTGGACCTACGTCGTCAAGATGCGCCTTTAtacgattgcgggatcgcagagggtTCAAACTCAGGCTCGTAAGTgttcacgcacctacggagacCGCACAGGATCACAACGAGGATgcgttttatgatgaactcaatagGTTGATATCCAAGATTCCAAGCTAA
- a CDS encoding hypothetical protein (NECATOR_CHRX.G24540.T1) — MAKASHTLQKGAVVQHTAKAHYLKGQLLEESMEFGTWNNCLKGIFGNNHSLLRYLCVPFAALQETRRGIGPSSASKITPYTAAMLMRTKCAFLRLQDRRGRKLWIVSAHAPTETAEDNSKDAFYDELNALMSKIPSQQVVIVGINANAKMGLEQQSDVLGKWYYAAERMSDNKESSTPSAHMAGSTLLTPEEQRKREMRTLKLQFGYVLARNIPQSDIRKSRAVWDVAFDSDHRPVLLSFKIRFHKRNRGVPLQPKIDMAGLKDDECRRKFRQRVSIHVGVRTRKKLSDADSFTKCIQDAARETLPVLLPRKKFAFASAETKSTYNSVCVAHSAGDFNQEKRLRRKLRRQLQQDRDNEWTSRAMEFEKAWEDRNLRKAYALLKQYSGKMKRCSHVLSTANKVAVGKATFPIWKEHFKTLLNWLAPSAPELEHVHRPTYAVNEEPPTELEVLVCIQKMKDGKSGGDDGISAKMLKYLPPSGIREMTKIIRSIWINERLPDSWRHAIIIPLHKKLSVMDPRNYRGISLLRVMYKVLQRIILDRLIKHREETTRDEQAGFRPGRSTTDQVFIVRRVIEIWQQYSKPMQLAFLDFEAAFDSPHRGRLLNALRADGVPGKFVRLLDDMNQRTIAAVRTPAGCTAPSEVVTGVRQGAVAGPFMFNFAIDDNMRRTVDQCPADIVLAPSGCPLTDLEYADDVVIFAEISTKLQHVDNLVSKLAAAYGLRLRPDKCKQMWISSRPRTGIRVDGQPIKLVDEFCYLGCMLKNNGSYERDVQQRCAKAAFAFNSLTKCLWSTPITNEVKLRVYLSAIRPIMMYGSETWAAPSTVMERLDCTERKLLRRLLGYFWLRVCHNEDLYAEIDVVYRRMTRGRYQHLAPPSKAAKVNRLRFFGHILRRPADRLVQRVLKISSGSSWKKPPGRERKFWTEVVKEDLRTLGVDRQFRRDVRFRRTWNNDEWIDSVQALAEDREGWAELCLRTAHLGEDAGNRVRR; from the exons atggcgaaagcttcccatacattgcaaaaaggtgctgtcgtccagcacaccgccaaagcccattacctgaaaggtcaactgcttGAAGAGAGCATGGAATTTGGAACATGGAACAACTGCCTAAagggaatctttggcaacaaccattc acttctgcgatatctctgtgtgccttttgctgcactgcaggaaacacgcagagggatcggcccgtcatcagcatcgaaaattacaccatatactgcggcgatgctgatgagaacaaa atgcgcctttctacgactgcaggatcgcagaggacgtaaactctggattgtaagtgctcacgcacctacagaaaccgctgaggacaacagtaaggacgccttctatgatgaactcaatgcgttgatgtctaaaataccaagccagcaggtggtcattgtcggaattaacgcaaatgcgaagatgggactcgaacagcaatccgatgtgctaggaaaatggtactatgcagcggagcgcatGTCGGACAAca aggaatcatcgacgccatcagctcacatggcagggtcaacccttttaacgcctgaagagcagcgcaagcgggagatgaggactcttaaacttcagttcggctacgttctggcgaggaacattcctcagtcagatatccgaaaatctagagctgtttgggacgtcgcgttcgactctgaccaccgtccagttcttctcagcttcaagatacggttccacaagagaaaccgaggagttcctcttcaaccgaaaatcgacatggcaggtctgaaagacgatgaatgcagaagaaaattccgccaacgtgtgtctattcatgttggagtacggaccaggaagaagcttagcgatgcggattccttcacaaagtgcatccaggacgctgcaagggaaacgctcccggttctgttgccgcggaagaagtttgcctttgcatctgcggaaacaaaatccacatacaattctgtatgtgtcgcgcacagcgctggtgacttcaaccaggaaaagcgtcttagaaggaagctgcgtcgtcaactgcaacaagaccgcgataacgagtggacgtcaagagcgatggagtttgagaaggcgtgggaggacaggaacctgcggaaagcctacgctctactaaaacagtatagcggcaaaatgaaaagatgttcccatgtCCTCAGCACTGCTAATAAGGTAGCTGTCGGTAAAGCAActtttccaatttggaaggaacacttcaagaccttgctgaactggctagcaccgtcagctcctgaactcgaacacgttcatagaccgacatatgcggttaacgaggagccaccgaccgagttggaggtcctggtctgtattcagaaaatgaaggatggaaaatctggtggagacgacgggattagcgcaaaaatgctaaaatatcttcctccgtctgggattcgtgagatgacaaagatcatccgttcaatatggataaacgaaaggttacctgattcgtggagacacgctatcataattcccctccacaaaaagttatccgtcatggacccaaggaattatcgaggaatctctttgctgcgtgttatgtacaaggtactgcagcgcattatcctggaccgactcattaaacatcgcgaagaaacaacgcgcgacgagcaagctggctttcgtcctggccgatctacgactgaccaggtgttcatcgtcaggagagtgatcgaaatctggcagcagtattcgaagccaatgcaactagcgtttctggactttgaagccgcgttcgactctcctcaccgaggccgtcttctcaacgcacttcgcgccgatggagtaccaggaaagttcgttcgcttgcttgatgacatgaatcaacgaacaattgctgcagttcgaacaccagccggatgtacagcACCGtctgaagtggtaactggagtaagacaaggggcggtggcaggacccttcatgttcaatttcgccatcgacgacaatatgcgaagaacagtcgaccagtgtcctgccgacattgtcttagcaccatcagggtgccccttgactgacctcgagtacgccgacgatgttgttatattcgcggaaatcAGTActaaacttcaacatgttgacaaccttgtatcgaagctggctgcagcctacggactacgcctacgccctgataaatgcaagcagatgtggatctcttcaagacctcgaacgggaatcagggtggacggacaaccgataaaactcgtcgatgagttctgttacctgggctgtatgctgaagaacaacggcagctacgagagagatgttcagcaaagatgcgctaaggccgcttttgcatttaactccttaacgaaatgtctgtggtcgacccccatcaccaacgaagtcaagctgcgagtctacctatccgcaattcgtcccatcatgatgtacggatcggagacttgggcagcaccatcaacggttatggagaggcttgactgcacggaacgaaagctgcttagacggctacttggctacttttggcttagggtatgccacaatgaagatctttacgcagaaattgatgtggtttaccggcggatgacacgtggaagatatcaacatcttgcaccgccttcgaaagcggctaaagtaaatcgtcttcgcttctttggtcatatattaaggagaccggcagatcgccttgtccaacgagttctgaaaatttcgtcgggttcgagctggaagaagccacctggccgagaacggaagttctggactgaggtagtaaaagaggacctgaggacactcggcgtggataggcagttcaggcgagacgtaaggtttcgcagaacatggaataatgacgaatggattgattctgtgcaagctctcgcagaagatcgagaaggttgggcagagctgtgtttaaggacggcacacctcggcgaagatgcgggtaatcgcgtcaggcgatga
- a CDS encoding hypothetical protein (NECATOR_CHRX.G24543.T1), with protein MLGVSHFTQVNDGIRSPFTCQRSKIRDAAAVAKESRIGWAAHVMRFNDNSWTRAVSHWVPRDIKPTIGRRLTRWSDFFHEVLEKNYDALLVPSERRNHWATLTHDRGKWKDDWLPFDLFKDQQESRTQ; from the coding sequence atgctaggagtatcccactTCACGCAAGTGAATGACGGGATTCGAAGCCCTTTCACgtgtcaacgatcgaagatcagagacgccgccgcggtTGCAAAGGAAAGTAGAATAGGTTGGGCCgcacacgtgatgcgctttaacgacaacagttggaccagagccgtgagccactgggttccccgcgatattaagcccACTATAGGAAGACGGCTGACCCGctggtcagatttctttcacgaagtccttgaaaaaaattatgatgctcttcttGTTCCaagcgaaaggaggaaccactgggcgactctgacACACGATCGGGGCAAATGGAAGGATGACTGGCTCCCGTTCGACCTGTTCAAAGACCAACAGGAGTCAAGAACTCAATAA
- a CDS encoding hypothetical protein (NECATOR_CHRX.G24541.T1): protein MAGSTLLTPEEQRKREMRTLKLQFGYVLARNIPQSDIRKSRAVWDVAFDSDHRPVLLSFKIRFHKRNRGVPLQPKIDMAGLKDDECRRKFRQRVSIHVGVRTRKKLSDADSFTKCIQDAARETLPVLLPRKKFAFASAETKSTYNSVCVAHSAGDFNQEKRLRRKLRRQLQQDRDNEWTSRAMEFEKAWEDRNLRKAYALLKQYSGKMKRCSHVLSTANKVAVGKATFPIWKEHFKTLLNWLAPSAPELEHVHRPTYAVNEEPPTELEVLVCIQKMKDGKSGGDDGISAKMLKYLPPSGIREMTKIIRSIWINERLPDSWRHAIIIPLHKKLSVMDPRNYRGISLLRVMYKVLQRIILDRLIKHREETTRDEQAGFRPGRSTTDQVFIVRRVIEIWQQYSKPMQLAFLDFEAAFDSPHRGRLLNALRADGVPGKFVRLLDDMNQRTIAAVRTPAGCTAPSEVVTGVRQGAVAGPFMFNFAIDDNMRRTVDQCPADIVLAPSGCPLTDLEYADDVVIFAEISTKLQHVDNLVSKLAAAYGLRLRPDKCKQMWISSRPRTGIRVDGQPIKLVDEFCYLGCMLKNNGSYERDVQQRCAKAAFAFNSLTKCLWSTPITNEVKLRVYLSAIRPIMMYGSETWAAPSTVMERLDCTERKLLRRLLGYFWLRVCHNEDLYAEIDVVYRRMTRGRYQHLAPPSKAAKVNRLRFFGHILRRPADRLVQRVLKISSGSSWKKPPGRERKFWTEVVKEDLRTLGVDRQFRRDVRFRRTWNNDEWIDSVQALAEDREGWAELCLRTAHLGEDAGNRVRR, encoded by the coding sequence atggcagggtcaacccttttaacgcctgaagagcagcgcaagcgggagatgaggactcttaaacttcagttcggctacgttctggcgaggaacattcctcagtcagatatccgaaaatctagagctgtttgggacgtcgcgttcgactctgaccaccgtccagttcttctcagcttcaagatacggttccacaagagaaaccgaggagttcctcttcaaccgaaaatcgacatggcaggtctgaaagacgatgaatgcagaagaaaattccgccaacgtgtgtctattcatgttggagtacggaccaggaagaagcttagcgatgcggattccttcacaaagtgcatccaggacgctgcaagggaaacgctcccggttctgttgccgcggaagaagtttgcctttgcatctgcggaaacaaaatccacatacaattctgtatgtgtcgcgcacagcgctggtgacttcaaccaggaaaagcgtcttagaaggaagctgcgtcgtcaactgcaacaagaccgcgataacgagtggacgtcaagagcgatggagtttgagaaggcgtgggaggacaggaacctgcggaaagcctacgctctactaaaacagtatagcggcaaaatgaaaagatgttcccatgtCCTCAGCACTGCTAATAAGGTAGCTGTCGGTAAAGCAActtttccaatttggaaggaacacttcaagaccttgctgaactggctagcaccgtcagctcctgaactcgaacacgttcatagaccgacatatgcggttaacgaggagccaccgaccgagttggaggtcctggtctgtattcagaaaatgaaggatggaaaatctggtggagacgacgggattagcgcaaaaatgctaaaatatcttcctccgtctgggattcgtgagatgacaaagatcatccgttcaatatggataaacgaaaggttacctgattcgtggagacacgctatcataattcccctccacaaaaagttatccgtcatggacccaaggaattatcgaggaatctctttgctgcgtgttatgtacaaggtactgcagcgcattatcctggaccgactcattaaacatcgcgaagaaacaacgcgcgacgagcaagctggctttcgtcctggccgatctacgactgaccaggtgttcatcgtcaggagagtgatcgaaatctggcagcagtattcgaagccaatgcaactagcgtttctggactttgaagccgcgttcgactctcctcaccgaggccgtcttctcaacgcacttcgcgccgatggagtaccaggaaagttcgttcgcttgcttgatgacatgaatcaacgaacaattgctgcagttcgaacaccagccggatgtacagcACCGtctgaagtggtaactggagtaagacaaggggcggtggcaggacccttcatgttcaatttcgccatcgacgacaatatgcgaagaacagtcgaccagtgtcctgccgacattgtcttagcaccatcagggtgccccttgactgacctcgagtacgccgacgatgttgttatattcgcggaaatcAGTActaaacttcaacatgttgacaaccttgtatcgaagctggctgcagcctacggactacgcctacgccctgataaatgcaagcagatgtggatctcttcaagacctcgaacgggaatcagggtggacggacaaccgataaaactcgtcgatgagttctgttacctgggctgtatgctgaagaacaacggcagctacgagagagatgttcagcaaagatgcgctaaggccgcttttgcatttaactccttaacgaaatgtctgtggtcgacccccatcaccaacgaagtcaagctgcgagtctacctatccgcaattcgtcccatcatgatgtacggatcggagacttgggcagcaccatcaacggttatggagaggcttgactgcacggaacgaaagctgcttagacggctacttggctacttttggcttagggtatgccacaatgaagatctttacgcagaaattgatgtggtttaccggcggatgacacgtggaagatatcaacatcttgcaccgccttcgaaagcggctaaagtaaatcgtcttcgcttctttggtcatatattaaggagaccggcagatcgccttgtccaacgagttctgaaaatttcgtcgggttcgagctggaagaagccacctggccgagaacggaagttctggactgaggtagtaaaagaggacctgaggacactcggcgtggataggcagttcaggcgagacgtaaggtttcgcagaacatggaataatgacgaatggattgattctgtgcaagctctcgcagaagatcgagaaggttgggcagagctgtgtttaaggacggcacacctcggcgaagatgcgggtaatcgcgtcaggcgatga
- a CDS encoding hypothetical protein (NECATOR_CHRX.G24542.T2), producing the protein MPEKNMESLATKIRLITLNCWSLSSELQQLALSRLLRYLHAPFAALQKTRIRDRPPISVDNYTIYCGDSDERKIGGCAVAVRNDYNNLVEEFGPTSSRCAFIRLRDRRGFKLRLGSHRRHQLTWQGTTPLTPEEQRKRKVPTLKLQLDYVPKKNIALSDM; encoded by the exons ATGCCTGagaaaaacatggaatctttggcgacAAAGATCCGTCTCATTACACTGAACTGCTGGTCGctgtcaagtgaactccaacaactTGCTCTATCcaggcttctgcgatatctacatgcaccgtttgctgcattgcagaaAACACGCATCAGGGATCGCCCTCCCATCAGTGTCGACaattacaccatctactgcggcgattctgatgaaaggaaaatagGAGGCTGCGCAGTAGCTgttaggaacgattacaacaatcTGGTGGAGGAGTTTGGACCTACGTCGTCAAGATGCGCCTTTAtacgattgcgggatcgcagagggtTCAAACTCAGGCTC GGTagtcatcgacgccatcagcttacgtggcaagGGACAACCCcattaacgccagaagagcagcgaaaACGGAAGGTAccgactcttaagcttcaacTCGATTACGTTCCGAAGAAGAACATCGCTCTGTCAGACATGtga
- a CDS encoding hypothetical protein (NECATOR_CHRX.G24540.T2) has protein sequence MAKASHTLQKGAVVQHTAKAHYLKGQLLEESMEFGTWNNCLKGIFGNNHSLLRYLCVPFAALQETRRGIGPSSASKITPYTAAMLMRTKCAFLRLQDRRGRKLWIVSAHAPTETAEDNSKDAFYDELNALMSKIPSQQVVIVGINANAKMGLEQQSDVLGKWYYAAERMSDNKESSTPSAHMAGSTLLTPEEQRKREMRTLKLQFGYVLARNIPQSDIRKSRAVWDVAFDSDHRPVLLSFKIRFHKRNRGVPLQPKIDMAGLKDDECRRKFRQRVSIHVGVRTRKKLSDADSFTKCIQDAARETLPVLLPRKKFAFASAETKSTYNSVCVAHSAGDFNQEKRLRRKLRRQLQQDRDNEWTSRAMEFEKAWEDRNLRKAYALLKQYSGKMKRCSHVLSTANKVAVGKATFPIWKEHFKTLLNWLAPSAPELEHVHRPTYAVNEEPPTELEVLVCIQKMKDGKSGGDDGISAKMLKYLPPSGIREMTKIIRSIWINERLPDSWRHAIIIPLHKKLSVMDPRNYRGISLLRVMYKVLQRIILDRLIKHREETTRDEQAGFRPGRSTTDQVFIVRRVIEIWQQYSKPMQLAFLDFEAAFDSPHRGRLLNALRADGVPGKFVRLLDDMNQRTIAAVRTPAGCTAPSEVVTGVRQGAVAGPFMFNFAIDDNMRRTVDQCPADIVLAPSGCPLTDLEYADDVVIFAEISTKLQHVDNLVSKLAAAYGLRLRPDKCKQMWISSRPRTGIRVDGQPIKLVDEFCYLGCMLKNNGSYERDVQQRCAKAAFAFNSLTKCLWSTPITNEVKLRVYLSAIRPIMMYGSETWAAPSTVMERLDCTERKLLRRLLGYFWLRVCHNEDLYAEIDVVYRRMTRGRYQHLAPPSKAAKVNRLRFFGHILRRPADRLVQRVLKISSGSSWKKPPGRERKFWTEVVKEDLRTLGVDRQFRRDVRFRRTWNNDEWIDSVQALAEDREGWAELCLRTAHLGEDAGLKNDEYRKKFRQGVSINTGLRITKRVDDADSFTKCFQDAAKKMLPVLAPLKKFAFASAEVISTYNFVFVAFTTGDISYLALLEQAISDINHFSQESRLVCERQTFTAVTEELSTESEVPLCNQKIKNGKSGGGDGISAEMLKSPPPSEIREVMCKVLERIILDRLIRHREETTRDEQAGFRWSIDD, from the exons atggcgaaagcttcccatacattgcaaaaaggtgctgtcgtccagcacaccgccaaagcccattacctgaaaggtcaactgcttGAAGAGAGCATGGAATTTGGAACATGGAACAACTGCCTAAagggaatctttggcaacaaccattc acttctgcgatatctctgtgtgccttttgctgcactgcaggaaacacgcagagggatcggcccgtcatcagcatcgaaaattacaccatatactgcggcgatgctgatgagaacaaa atgcgcctttctacgactgcaggatcgcagaggacgtaaactctggattgtaagtgctcacgcacctacagaaaccgctgaggacaacagtaaggacgccttctatgatgaactcaatgcgttgatgtctaaaataccaagccagcaggtggtcattgtcggaattaacgcaaatgcgaagatgggactcgaacagcaatccgatgtgctaggaaaatggtactatgcagcggagcgcatGTCGGACAAca aggaatcatcgacgccatcagctcacatggcagggtcaacccttttaacgcctgaagagcagcgcaagcgggagatgaggactcttaaacttcagttcggctacgttctggcgaggaacattcctcagtcagatatccgaaaatctagagctgtttgggacgtcgcgttcgactctgaccaccgtccagttcttctcagcttcaagatacggttccacaagagaaaccgaggagttcctcttcaaccgaaaatcgacatggcaggtctgaaagacgatgaatgcagaagaaaattccgccaacgtgtgtctattcatgttggagtacggaccaggaagaagcttagcgatgcggattccttcacaaagtgcatccaggacgctgcaagggaaacgctcccggttctgttgccgcggaagaagtttgcctttgcatctgcggaaacaaaatccacatacaattctgtatgtgtcgcgcacagcgctggtgacttcaaccaggaaaagcgtcttagaaggaagctgcgtcgtcaactgcaacaagaccgcgataacgagtggacgtcaagagcgatggagtttgagaaggcgtgggaggacaggaacctgcggaaagcctacgctctactaaaacagtatagcggcaaaatgaaaagatgttcccatgtCCTCAGCACTGCTAATAAGGTAGCTGTCGGTAAAGCAActtttccaatttggaaggaacacttcaagaccttgctgaactggctagcaccgtcagctcctgaactcgaacacgttcatagaccgacatatgcggttaacgaggagccaccgaccgagttggaggtcctggtctgtattcagaaaatgaaggatggaaaatctggtggagacgacgggattagcgcaaaaatgctaaaatatcttcctccgtctgggattcgtgagatgacaaagatcatccgttcaatatggataaacgaaaggttacctgattcgtggagacacgctatcataattcccctccacaaaaagttatccgtcatggacccaaggaattatcgaggaatctctttgctgcgtgttatgtacaaggtactgcagcgcattatcctggaccgactcattaaacatcgcgaagaaacaacgcgcgacgagcaagctggctttcgtcctggccgatctacgactgaccaggtgttcatcgtcaggagagtgatcgaaatctggcagcagtattcgaagccaatgcaactagcgtttctggactttgaagccgcgttcgactctcctcaccgaggccgtcttctcaacgcacttcgcgccgatggagtaccaggaaagttcgttcgcttgcttgatgacatgaatcaacgaacaattgctgcagttcgaacaccagccggatgtacagcACCGtctgaagtggtaactggagtaagacaaggggcggtggcaggacccttcatgttcaatttcgccatcgacgacaatatgcgaagaacagtcgaccagtgtcctgccgacattgtcttagcaccatcagggtgccccttgactgacctcgagtacgccgacgatgttgttatattcgcggaaatcAGTActaaacttcaacatgttgacaaccttgtatcgaagctggctgcagcctacggactacgcctacgccctgataaatgcaagcagatgtggatctcttcaagacctcgaacgggaatcagggtggacggacaaccgataaaactcgtcgatgagttctgttacctgggctgtatgctgaagaacaacggcagctacgagagagatgttcagcaaagatgcgctaaggccgcttttgcatttaactccttaacgaaatgtctgtggtcgacccccatcaccaacgaagtcaagctgcgagtctacctatccgcaattcgtcccatcatgatgtacggatcggagacttgggcagcaccatcaacggttatggagaggcttgactgcacggaacgaaagctgcttagacggctacttggctacttttggcttagggtatgccacaatgaagatctttacgcagaaattgatgtggtttaccggcggatgacacgtggaagatatcaacatcttgcaccgccttcgaaagcggctaaagtaaatcgtcttcgcttctttggtcatatattaaggagaccggcagatcgccttgtccaacgagttctgaaaatttcgtcgggttcgagctggaagaagccacctggccgagaacggaagttctggactgaggtagtaaaagaggacctgaggacactcggcgtggataggcagttcaggcgagacgtaaggtttcgcagaacatggaataatgacgaatggattgattctgtgcaagctctcgcagaagatcgagaaggttgggcagagctgtgtttaaggacggcacacctcggcgaagatgcgg gtctgaaaaacGATGAATACAGAAAGAAGTTCCGCCAAGGAGTGTCGATCAATACTGGGTTACGTATTACGAAAAGAGTGGACGACGCTGACTCTTTCACTAAATGCTTTCAAGACGCTGCAAAGAAGATGCTGCCGGTTTTAGCACCGTTAAAAAAGTTCGcatttgcatctgcggaagtaatatccacgtacaattttgtatttgttgcCTTCACTACTGGTGACATCAGCTACCTTGCGCTACTGGAGCAAGCTATAAGTGACATCAATCACTTTAGTCAGGAGAGCCGTCTGGTCTG CGAAAGACAAACATTCACCGCGGTCACCGAAGAACTATCGACGGAGTCGGAAGTTCCGCTCTGTAACCAAAAAATTAAGAacggaaaatctggcggaggcgatggaattagcgcagaaatgctgaaatctcctcctccttctgaAATTCGTGAG GTAATGtgcaaggttttggagcgaaTCATCCTGGATCGACTAATCCGACATCGCGAGGAAACCACCCGTGACGAGCAAGCCGGCTTTCGCTGGTCGATCGACGATTGA
- a CDS encoding hypothetical protein (NECATOR_CHRX.G24544.T1), with protein MQQLERESEGGGRQLNYLRTADDIVQITSSISQAERMLTEFDETFGCIGLHLQKTIFIRNGWVSDAPYTLNGTNISKCTSYVYLGRELNMMNDLNPELGRRRRAAWGAYKSIEDVVKNTKNTRSPCSSRQHHCTSRFDIHAYGSMRISQAGRKRGERH; from the coding sequence atgcaaCAGTTGGAAAGGGAGAGTGAAGGTGGTGGTCGGCAGCTAAACTATTTGCGCactgctgatgacatcgttcaaataacatctagcatcagtcaagcggaacgaatgctaaccgaatttgacgaaacatttggatgcatcggtcttcatctgcaaaagacgatatTCATCcgtaacggatgggtctcggatgccccatacacgctcaacggaacgaacatatccaagtgcaccagctacgtttatctgggtcgggaactgaacatgatgaacgacctgaaccccgagctgggcaggaggagacgagcggcttggggagcgtacaagagcatcgaggatgtagtgaagaataCCAAGAACACTCGGTCTCCGTGCTCATCTCGTCAACACCACTGTACTTCCCGCTTTGACATACATGCGTACGGAAGCATgcgcatttcgcaagcaggaagaaaacgcggtgagcgtcactga